The Torulaspora delbrueckii CBS 1146 chromosome 1, complete genome DNA segment GAACTTGAGGAAAGCACCTAATAGCACTTTGGTAAGCAGTAAGAAGTTTAATCAGATCCGCGGAACGAGAAATTGGTCATTTTTGTCAAAACAAACTACAAGTGGAAACGAAATACTCGTTAGAAATACTTGTTAGAAATACTCATCACTTTTTCAGTTTATTCTTCTACTTCGGAACTCATTTCGACCAATCCCTAGTCAAACTCAATAAGCAGTGCGTTTCATTCTTCATTTATCTGTTCTCCGTTCGTTGAAGTACAGTTTCCAGTACTGCATTTTATTCTTTGCACAAGAGGTTTgcattttcaaagatggcaGATGCTTTGAGGAGATTCTTCCTCTCGGATAAGCCTTCATATTCACATGTAGCAGATCTGGAAACAAGATTTAATCCCAAAATAACGTTCGCAAAACTTCAAAGGTATAAGCCCACTGTTAAGGATGTTTGCCATTATTCGTTTCTAGGGTCTGTGTTTTTGTTTGTTTTCGTTGCTAATCCAGCCCCTTGGACATACAAGATACTGTTTTACTGTTTCCTGGCGCTTTTATTCATTATTCCAGTCACTTCacaatttttcttcaatgcttTACCGATTTTAACGTGGTTAGCCCTATATTTCACATCATCATATTTTCCTGCAAGTCATAGACCAAAAATTACAGTCAAAGTTTTGCCTGCAGTAGAAACTATTTTGTATGGTGATAATCTCAGTGATATCCTTGCCACGTCGACCAACACTTTTTTGGATATTCTTGCGTGGATCCCCTACGGATTGTTCCATTTCGGCGCTCCATTTGTGGTGGCAGCTATCCTGTTCCTTTTCGGTCCACCAACAGTTTTGAGAGGATATGCGTTTGCATTCGGTTACATGAATTTGTTCGGTGTTATAATTCAGAATGCATTCCCAGCCGCTCCACCATGGTATAAGATTCTTTATGGGTTGGAATCTGCACACTACGGTATGCATGGTTCTCCGGGTGGTTTGGCAAGGATAGATCACTTGTTGGGCATAAACCTGTACACAAGCGGATTCTCAAACTCGTCAGTCATTTTTGGCGCATTCCCCTCCCTCCATTCTGGCTGTGCTACCATGGAGGCTTTGTTCTTTTCTTACTGTTTCCCAAAGCTAAGACCTATTTTTATTGGGTATGTTTGTTGGCTATGGTGGTCCACAATGTATCTGACACATCATTATTTTGTTGACCTTGTGGCGGGATCGGTTCTTTCCTATATCATCTTCCAATACACAAAATACACTCATCTACCGGTGGATACTAGTCTATTCTCTAGATGGTCTTACGCATCCGTGGAAACATATGATATGGATAAGATGAATCCACTACGTGCAGACGCAAACGATGTAGAGAACGTCCCACTTTCGAACTTGGAACTCGATTTTGAATTAAACTCTATGGATGAAGCAAGTCGCACTCCCTCAATATTCGATGGACCCACTTCAACATCAAGATCGTCAGCAACTTCCAACACGTCGCTTGCCGAATTCCAGCACGACTATGCGGGTGCATCGCCAAGACTCAACAAACCTAGATTTGAGTAAAGCTTAATCCTCCGAGGGATTCTTATATGACGACATGACCGACCCATGCAATGCCATGCTATACCATACccaaaaaaatcaagaaaatcaCCAACTCTTACGAGCGTGTTGATAGACAAAGGATAGTAATTCCTCCATCGCGTTCAGGTTATCTATATTGTCGTCTTTTTCAGCTTAAGACCTGCTCACACCATTGACTAGTATACTTTCCTGGCCTACTGGAACTACACTAAACTTTGGACAGCTTATGCAGCAGTGTTTTATAATAATCATTTGATCTTTACATTAAACATCTTACTTCGACCAAATTACCTTATGTACAAGTATAATATTTGCATCTATGTTCTACCTCTCCAAATCTACATGAAATCCCTACTTACCTTTTCCAGTATAGAGTTATAACCTGATGACCTTTCCAAAGACGACGCCACATCCAGTTGCTTGTCATAATTCACTCTAACGATTGATGATCTAATAACTCTGGgatcatttttcagtgTTCTTAGGATCTCAGACTGCACAGCTGCCGATGAATCAAATAGCATTAAAAAATGGTAGCCTTGAAAATGttgttcttgatctttacGCATTATCTTAGGTAAAAGTTTACTTCC contains these protein-coding regions:
- the MRP17 gene encoding mitochondrial 37S ribosomal protein bS6m (similar to Saccharomyces cerevisiae MRP17 (YKL003C); ancestral locus Anc_2.508), with the protein product MLYELVGIVRVVNPSAVNKEAKDLATTIGKLVIQNRGVVRKILPMGSKLLPKIMRKDQEQHFQGYHFLMLFDSSAAVQSEILRTLKNDPRVIRSSIVRVNYDKQLDVASSLERSSGYNSILEKVSRDFM
- the AUR1 gene encoding inositol phosphorylceramide synthase (similar to Saccharomyces cerevisiae AUR1 (YKL004W); ancestral locus Anc_2.507) translates to MADALRRFFLSDKPSYSHVADLETRFNPKITFAKLQRYKPTVKDVCHYSFLGSVFLFVFVANPAPWTYKILFYCFLALLFIIPVTSQFFFNALPILTWLALYFTSSYFPASHRPKITVKVLPAVETILYGDNLSDILATSTNTFLDILAWIPYGLFHFGAPFVVAAILFLFGPPTVLRGYAFAFGYMNLFGVIIQNAFPAAPPWYKILYGLESAHYGMHGSPGGLARIDHLLGINLYTSGFSNSSVIFGAFPSLHSGCATMEALFFSYCFPKLRPIFIGYVCWLWWSTMYLTHHYFVDLVAGSVLSYIIFQYTKYTHLPVDTSLFSRWSYASVETYDMDKMNPLRADANDVENVPLSNLELDFELNSMDEASRTPSIFDGPTSTSRSSATSNTSLAEFQHDYAGASPRLNKPRFE